One genomic segment of Arachis duranensis cultivar V14167 chromosome 4, aradu.V14167.gnm2.J7QH, whole genome shotgun sequence includes these proteins:
- the LOC107482803 gene encoding general transcription and DNA repair factor IIH subunit TFB1-1 codes for MSSGKVVKKAKYKATVKDPGTPGILVLTEEKFVFKPNDPTSSNKLEVDFKFIKSHKHTKEGSNKPPWLNLTHSQGSYIFELETFSDLHVCRELVGIALSKHGEAAKVVSEEQLSAAEMGQRIKLLQEDSKLQKLHKELVASGKLTESEFWATKKQLLDRVENRKTKQQIGFKNSLIFDTKPTSDGRINQVKFQLTPEIKYQIFALKPAVHQAFLNFVPSKMSEVDFWNKYFKAEYLHSTKNAVAAAAEAAEDEDLAVFLKDDEILEIEARKKVRRVDPTLDMEADQGDDYTHLPDHGIFRDGTKEISEAQNSLYRRTLLQDLNRQGAVVLEGKTLDIEMENPRAAAEVLARRKQESDGVLEDERHNRISKMTQIEDLQAQDDHRFAPLCIKDPRDYFDSQQVNAVKALDDSQAGMEKIKCSLSSEEAYSFLRDSIYKIKASGLRDPLFSPEVALKVLNELTKNISSTKSHIGKHSQDSVLDILPTSTKEKLLDHWVCSQELLRHFWSSYPITTQNLANKTRRLKDAISQVYSKLEEIKVSAKSDLRHQVSLIVHPMQQALDAALLHYDADIRKRNAKGAKPNGF; via the exons ACTGAGGaaaaatttgttttcaagcCCAATGATCCTACATCAAGCAACAAACTTGAAGTCGACTTCAAATTTATAAAGA GTCATAAACACACTAAAGAGGGATCCAACAAACCACCATGGCTTAACCTCACCCATTCACAG GGAAGTTACATATTCGAATTAGAAACCTTTTCAGATCTTCATGTTTGCCGGGAACTAGTGG GTATTGCCCTTAGCAAGCATGGAGAAGCTGCAAAAGTTGTTTCGGAGGAACAATTGAGTGCTGCTGAAATGGGACAAAGAATTAAGCTATTACAAGAAGATAG CAAGTTGCAGAAGCTTCATAAAGAACTTGTGGCTAGTGGAAAGCTGACAGAATCAGAATTTTGGGCCACAAAGAAG cAATTACTTGATCGAGTTGAAAACAGGAAGACAAAACAACAAATTGGTTTTAAGAATTCTTTGATCTTCGACACAAAGCCTACAAGTGATGGTCGG ATAAACCAGGTTAAATTTCAATTGACACCGGAGATAAAATATCAG ATTTTCGCCCTAAAACCAGCTGTTCACCAGGCATTCCTCAATTTTGTGCCTAGTAAG ATGAGTGAAGTAGATTTTTggaacaaatattttaaagctGAATATCTCCATAGTACCAAAAATGCCGTTGCAGCAGCTGCGGAGGCAGCTGAAGATGAGGATCTTGCTGTTTTTTTGAAAGATGATGAGATATTGGAAATTGAAGCTCGAAAGAAG GTTCGGCGGGTTGATCCTACTTTAGACATGGAAGCAGATCAAGGAGATGATTACACTCATCTTCCT GATCATGGAATCTTCCGTGATGGTACCAAGGAAATATCTGAAGCTCAAAATTCTCTATATCGGAGAACATTGTTGCAAGATCTTAATAGACAAGGTGCAGTTGTTCTTGAAGGGAAAACTTTAG ATATAGAAATGGAAAACCCAAGAGCAGCAGCAGAAGTTCTTGCCCGGAGAAAACAGG AATCCGATGGGGTTTTAGAAGATGAAAGACATAACAGAATTTCTAAGATGACCCAGATTGAGGATCTTCAGGCACAGGATGATCATCGTTTTGCACCACTCTGCATCAAG GATCCTCGTGACTATTTTGATTCCCAACAAGTTAATGCAGTAAAAGCATTGGATGATTCCCAAGCTGGaatggagaaaataaaatgcagtTTGAGTTCCGAGGAAGCCTACAGCTTTCTGAGGGATTCCATATATAAGATCAAAGCTTCAGGATTAAGGGATCCTTTATTTAGTCCTGAGGTTGCTCTCAAG GTCCTTAATGAATTGACCAAAAATATCTCAAGCACCAAATCTCATATAGGGAAACATTCTCAGGATAGCGTCCTTGATATATTGCCCACCTCAACTAAGGAGAAACTACTAGAT CATTGGGTTTGCAGTCAGGAATTGCTTAGGCATTTTTGGTCTTCATATCCAATTACAACACAAAACCTTGCAAATAAG ACCAGAAGACTAAAGGATGCCATATCACAAGTGTATTCTAAACTCGAG GAAATAAAGGTATCTGCAAAGTCGGACCTGCGGCACCAGGTTTCCCTTATTGTCCACCCTATGCAGCAG GCTCTTGATGCTGCCTTATTACATTATGATGCTGACATTAGGAAACGAAACGCAAAAGGAGCGAAGCCCAACGGTTTTTAG